The following are encoded together in the Lactuca sativa cultivar Salinas chromosome 1, Lsat_Salinas_v11, whole genome shotgun sequence genome:
- the LOC128127177 gene encoding tetrahydroberberine oxidase-like, whose amino-acid sequence MGMNSYTINSFCFVFSHLWAFELEMQEAHYYKRLYRTRQLEPGFEKNCDILLKNQDLKGNNQYDPVKKYSQIRSCVFLLVLCLSFSNSWANLSSLVDVTPGTENFISCIQPKSNNVTSFSQQLIITPVNASFIPIWQVAVQNTRFLKPSTPKPSIIVTPVDETLVQKALFCAKKHGYEMRIRSGGHDYEGLSYTADVPFVMLDFTNMRSIDVDVANRSAWVQPGAVLGELYYSISQKTDTLYFPAGVCPTVGVGGYMGGGGYGNLLRKYGTAADNVVDVRFMDVNGNILDRKSMGKDLFWAIRGGGASSFGIVLAWKLRLVPVPEKVTVFILNKTLEEGATKIFHKYQYVAPTIDRNLHIRTQVFAEYIGNTTKKTIRIMFEGIYQGTRDTLLPLLDEKFPELGVRREICEEIRSIQSTVVFWGLPSSTPIEILTNRSAIAKLNNKSKSDYVRTPIPIRGLRKIWRKLMQNDGSALLMINPFGGRMADYSESAIPYPHRAGVLLQILKTVNFNGQTSDTTPTSLKRIMWLRSLDELLTPYVSKNPREAYSNYNDLDLGVGSSNYEEASLWGERYWKRDNFQKLIRIKAKVDPDNFFPRPQSIPVF is encoded by the exons ATGGGGATGAATAGTTATACG attAATAGTTTTTGTTTCGTTTTTAGCCATTTATGG GCTTTTGAGCTTGAAATGCAAGAAGCTCACTACTACAAAAGGCTTTATAGGACTCGCCAATTAGAACCCGGTTTCGAGAAAAACTGCGATATATTATTAAAAAACCAGGACTTAAAAGGGAACAACCAATATGACCCG GTGAAGAAGTACTCTCAAATACGCTCCTGTGTCTTCCTTCTGGTTCTTTGTCTTTCCTTTTCTAACTCATGGGCAAACTTATCTTCCCTTGTTGATGTTACACCAGGTACGGAAAATTTCATAAGTTGCATACAGCCCAAATCCAACAATGTCACCTCCTTCTCTCAGCAGCTCATTATCACACCTGTCAATGCTTCTTTCATTCCCATTTGGCAAGTCGCAGTGCAAAACACTAGGTTCCTTAAACCCTCGACTCCTAAACCATCAATCATCGTGACACCTGTGGATGAAACACTTGTCCAAAAGGCTCTATTCTGCGCAAAGAAACATGGGTACGAGATGAGGATCAGGAGTGGGGGCCATGACTATGAAGGCCTATCATACACTGCTGATGTTCCCTTTGTTATGCTTGATTTCACCAACATGAGGTCTATAGACGTGGACGTAGCTAACAGGAGCGCATGGGTCCAGCCAGGTGCTGTGCTTGGTGAACTCTATTACAGTATTTCTCAGAAGACCGACACCTTGTATTTCCCGGCAGGTGTTTGCCCCACGGTGGGTGTTGGCGGGTACATGGGCGGTGGTGGCTACGGAAACCTACTGAGGAAATATGGTACTGCTGCTGATAATGTTGTGGACGTTCGCTTTATGGATGTCAATGGAAATATTCTTGACAGGAAGTCCATGGGTAAGGATTTGTTTTGGGCAATACGAGGAGGTGGTGCTTCCAGTTTTGGAATCGTTCTCGCATGGAAGCTCAGGTTGGTTCCGGTTCCAGAAAAAGTAACTGTATTCATACTGAATAAAACTTTGGAAGAAGGGGCAACCAAAATTTTCCATAAATATCAATACGTTGCGCCAACTATTGATAGAAATCTACACATAAGAACTCAGGTGTTTGCCGAATATATTGGCAACACCACCAAGAAAACCATACGGATTATGTTCGAAGGAATTTATCAGGGCACAAGGGACACATTGCTTCCGTTGCTGGACGAAAAATTTCCTGAGCTCGGTGTTAGACGAGAGATTTGTGAAGAAATTAGAAGCATCCAATCGACCGTTGTGTTTTGGGGCCTGCCAAGCTCCACCCCAATTGAGATCCTCACGAACCGGTCTGCTATAGCCAAGCTGAACAATAAAAGCAAATCAGACTATGTCCGGACACCAATTCCCATACGCGGTCTAAGAAAGATATGGAGAAAGCTCATGCAAAACGACGGATCGGCACTTCTCATGATCAATCCTTTTGGCGGAAGGATGGCTGATTACTCAGAGTCAGCAATTCCATATCCTCATAGAGCTGGGGTGTTGTTACAGATTCTCAAGACTGTTAATTTTAACGGTCAAACTTCAGACACGACCCCTACATCGCTCAAGAGAATAATGTGGCTTCGAAGCTTGGACGAGTTACTGACGCCTTATGTCTCAAAGAACCCAAGAGAAGCATATTCCAACTACAATGATCTAGATTTGGGTGTTGGAAGTTCTAATTATGAAGAAGCCAGTCTTTGGGGTGAGAGGTACTGGAAAAGGGACAATTTTCAGAAGTTGATTCGAATCAAGGCCAAAGTTGATCCGGATAATTTCTTCCCGCGTCCACAAAGTATCCCTGTTTTCTAA
- the LOC128127180 gene encoding tetrahydroberberine oxidase-like, with product MKKYSQIRSCVFLLVLCLSFSNSWANLSSLVDVTPGTENFISCIQPKSNNVTSFSQQLIITPVNASFIPIWQVAVQNTRFLKPSTPKPSIIVTPVDETLVQKALFCAKKHGYEMRIRSGGHDYEGLSYTADVPFVMLDFTNMRSIDVDVANRSAWVQPGAVLGELYYSISQKTDTLYFPAGVCPTVGVGGYMGGGGYGNLLRKYGTAADNVVDVRFMDVNGNILDRKSMGKDLFWAIRGGGASSFGIVLAWKLRLVPVPEKVTVFILNKTLEEGATKIFHKYQYVAPTIDRNLHIRTQVFAEYIGNTTKKTIRIMFEGIYQGTRDTLLPLLDEKFPELGVRREICEEIRSIQSTVVFWGLPSSTPIEILTNRSAIAKLNNKSKSDYVRTPIPIRGLRKIWRKLMQNDGSALLMINPFGGRMADYSESAIPYPHRAGVLLQILKTVNFNGQTSDTTPTSLKRIMWLRSLDELLTPYVSKNPREAYSNYNDLDLGVGSSNYEEASLWGERYRKRDNFQKLIRIKAKVDPDNFFPRPQSIPVF from the coding sequence ATGAAGAAGTACTCTCAAATACGCTCCTGTGTCTTCCTTCTGGTTCTTTGTCTTTCCTTTTCTAACTCATGGGCAAACTTATCTTCCCTTGTTGATGTTACACCAGGTACGGAAAATTTCATAAGTTGCATACAGCCCAAATCCAACAATGTCACCTCCTTCTCTCAGCAGCTCATTATCACACCTGTCAATGCTTCTTTCATTCCCATTTGGCAAGTCGCAGTGCAAAACACTAGGTTCCTTAAACCCTCGACTCCTAAACCATCAATCATCGTGACACCTGTGGATGAAACACTTGTCCAAAAGGCTCTATTCTGCGCAAAGAAACATGGGTACGAGATGAGGATCAGGAGTGGGGGCCATGACTATGAAGGCCTATCATACACTGCTGATGTTCCCTTTGTTATGCTTGATTTCACCAACATGAGGTCTATAGACGTGGACGTAGCTAACAGGAGCGCATGGGTCCAGCCAGGTGCTGTGCTTGGTGAACTCTATTACAGTATTTCTCAGAAGACCGACACCTTGTATTTCCCGGCAGGTGTTTGCCCCACGGTGGGTGTTGGCGGGTACATGGGCGGTGGTGGCTACGGAAACCTACTGAGGAAATATGGTACTGCTGCTGATAATGTTGTGGACGTTCGCTTTATGGATGTCAATGGAAATATTCTTGACAGGAAGTCCATGGGTAAGGATTTGTTTTGGGCAATACGAGGAGGTGGTGCTTCCAGTTTTGGAATCGTTCTCGCATGGAAGCTCAGGTTGGTTCCGGTTCCAGAAAAAGTAACTGTATTCATACTGAATAAAACTTTGGAAGAAGGGGCAACCAAAATTTTCCATAAATATCAATACGTTGCGCCAACTATTGATAGAAATCTACACATAAGAACTCAGGTGTTTGCCGAATATATTGGCAACACCACCAAGAAAACCATACGGATTATGTTCGAAGGAATTTATCAGGGCACAAGGGACACATTGCTTCCGTTGCTGGACGAAAAATTTCCTGAGCTCGGTGTTAGACGAGAGATTTGTGAAGAAATTAGAAGCATCCAATCGACCGTTGTGTTTTGGGGCCTGCCAAGCTCCACCCCAATTGAGATCCTCACGAACCGGTCTGCTATAGCCAAGCTGAACAATAAAAGCAAATCAGACTATGTCCGGACACCAATTCCCATACGCGGTCTAAGAAAGATATGGAGAAAGCTCATGCAAAACGACGGATCGGCACTTCTCATGATCAATCCTTTTGGCGGAAGGATGGCTGATTACTCAGAGTCAGCAATTCCATATCCTCATAGAGCTGGGGTGTTGTTACAGATTCTCAAGACTGTTAATTTTAACGGTCAAACTTCAGACACGACCCCTACATCGCTCAAGAGAATAATGTGGCTTCGAAGCTTGGACGAGTTACTGACGCCTTATGTCTCAAAGAACCCAAGAGAAGCATATTCCAACTACAATGATCTAGATTTGGGTGTTGGAAGTTCTAATTATGAAGAAGCCAGTCTTTGGGGTGAGAGGTACCGGAAAAGGGACAATTTTCAGAAGTTGATTCGAATCAAGGCCAAAGTTGATCCGGATAATTTCTTCCCGCGTCCACAAAGTATCCCTGTTTTCTAA
- the LOC128127172 gene encoding tetrahydroberberine oxidase-like, which translates to MKKYSQIRSCVFLLVLCLSFSNSWANLSSLVDVTPGTENFISCIQPKSNNVTSFSQQLIITPVNASFIPIWQVAVQNTRFLKPSTPKPSIIVTPVDETLVQKALFCAKKHGYEMRIRSGGHDYEGLSYTADVPFVMLDFTNMRSIDVDVANRSAWVQPGAVLGELYYSISQKTDTLYFPAGVCPTVGVGGYMGGGGYGNLLRKYGTAADNVVDVRFMDVNGNILDRKSMGKDLFWAIRGGGASSFGIVLAWKLRLVPVPEKVTVFILNKTLEEGATKIFHKYQYVAPTIDRNLHIRTQVFAEYIGNTTKKTIRIMFEGIYQGTRDTLLPLLDEKFPELGVRREICEEIRSIQSTVVFWGLPSSTPIEILTNRSAIAKLNNKSKSDYVRTPIPIRGLRKIWRKLMQNDGSALLMINPFGGRMADYSESAIPYPHRAGVLLQILKTVNFNGQTSDTTPTSLKRIMWLRSLDELLTPYVSKNPREAYSNYNDLDLGVGSSNYEEASLWGERYRKRDNFQKLIRIKAKVDPDNFFRRPQSIPVF; encoded by the coding sequence ATGAAGAAGTACTCTCAAATACGCTCCTGTGTCTTCCTTCTGGTTCTTTGTCTTTCCTTTTCTAACTCATGGGCAAACTTATCTTCCCTTGTTGATGTTACACCAGGTACGGAAAATTTCATAAGTTGCATACAGCCCAAATCCAACAATGTCACCTCCTTCTCTCAGCAGCTCATTATCACACCTGTCAATGCTTCTTTCATTCCCATTTGGCAAGTCGCAGTGCAAAACACTAGGTTCCTTAAACCCTCGACTCCTAAACCATCAATCATCGTGACACCTGTGGATGAAACACTTGTCCAAAAGGCTCTATTCTGCGCAAAGAAACATGGGTACGAGATGAGGATCAGGAGTGGGGGCCATGACTATGAAGGCCTATCATACACTGCTGATGTTCCCTTTGTTATGCTTGATTTCACCAACATGAGGTCTATAGACGTGGACGTAGCTAACAGGAGCGCATGGGTCCAGCCAGGTGCTGTGCTTGGTGAACTCTATTACAGTATTTCTCAGAAGACCGACACCTTGTATTTCCCGGCAGGTGTTTGCCCCACGGTGGGTGTTGGCGGGTACATGGGCGGTGGTGGCTACGGAAACCTACTGAGGAAATATGGTACTGCTGCTGATAATGTTGTGGACGTTCGCTTTATGGATGTCAATGGAAATATTCTTGACAGGAAGTCCATGGGTAAGGATTTGTTTTGGGCAATACGAGGAGGTGGTGCTTCCAGTTTTGGAATCGTTCTCGCATGGAAGCTCAGGTTGGTTCCGGTTCCAGAAAAAGTAACTGTATTCATACTGAATAAAACTTTGGAAGAAGGGGCAACCAAAATTTTCCATAAATATCAATACGTTGCGCCAACTATTGATAGAAATCTACACATAAGAACTCAGGTGTTTGCCGAATATATTGGCAACACCACCAAGAAAACCATACGGATTATGTTCGAAGGAATTTATCAGGGCACAAGGGACACATTGCTTCCGTTGCTGGACGAAAAATTTCCTGAGCTCGGTGTTAGACGAGAGATTTGTGAAGAAATTAGAAGCATCCAATCGACCGTTGTGTTTTGGGGCCTGCCAAGCTCCACCCCAATTGAGATCCTCACGAACCGGTCTGCTATAGCCAAGCTGAACAATAAAAGCAAATCAGACTATGTCCGGACACCAATTCCCATACGCGGTCTAAGAAAGATATGGAGAAAGCTCATGCAAAACGACGGATCGGCACTTCTCATGATCAATCCTTTTGGCGGAAGGATGGCTGATTACTCAGAGTCAGCAATTCCATATCCTCATAGAGCTGGGGTGTTGTTACAGATTCTCAAGACTGTTAATTTTAACGGTCAAACTTCAGACACGACCCCTACATCGCTCAAGAGAATAATGTGGCTTCGAAGCTTGGACGAGTTACTGACGCCTTATGTCTCAAAGAACCCAAGAGAAGCATATTCCAACTACAATGATCTAGATTTGGGTGTTGGAAGTTCTAATTATGAAGAAGCCAGTCTTTGGGGTGAGAGGTACCGGAAAAGGGACAATTTTCAGAAGTTGATTCGAATCAAGGCCAAAGTTGATCCGGATAATTTCTTCCGGCGTCCACAAAGTATCCCTGTTTTCTAA